A genomic window from Solanum stenotomum isolate F172 chromosome 10, ASM1918654v1, whole genome shotgun sequence includes:
- the LOC125878367 gene encoding beta-adaptin-like protein B: MSGHDSKYFSTTKKGEIPELKEELNSQYKDKRKDAVKKVIAAMTVGKDVSSLFTDVVNCMQTENLELKKLVYLYLINYAKSQPDLAILAVNTFVKDSQDPNPLIRALAVRTMGCIRVDKITEYLCDPLQRCLKDDDPYVRKTAAICVAKLYDINAELVEDRGFLDALKDLISDNNPMVVANAVAALAEIQESSSKPIFEITSHTLSKLLTALNECTEWGQVFILDALSKYKAADAREAENIVERVTPRLQHANCAVVLSAVKMILQQMELITSTDVVRNLCKKMAPPLVTLLSAEPEIQYVALRNINLIVQKRPTILAHEIKVFFCKYNDPIYVKMEKLEIMIKLASDRNIDQVLLEFKEYATEVDVDFVRKAVRAIGRCAIKLERAAERCISVLLELIKIKVNYVVQEAIIVIKDIFRRYPNTYESIIATLCESLDTLDEPEAKASMIWIIGEYAERIDNADELLESFLESFPEEPPQVQLQLLTATVKLFLKKPTEGPQQMIQVVLNNATVETDNPDLRDRAYIYWRLLSTDPEAAKDVVLAEKPVISDDSNQLDPSLLDELLSNIATLSSVYHKPPEAFVTRVKTTQKTEEEEYPDAGEQSYSDSPARVAESGASPPASTANPQHPAARQPAAPAALPDLLDLGMDNSGSAIVPVDQPATPAGPPLPIVLPASSGQGLQISAQLIRRDGQVFYSMMFENNSQVPLDGFMIQFNKNTFGLAAGGQLQVPQLLPGTSASTLLPMVLFQNISPGPANTLLQVAIKNNQQPVWYFNDKIYFHVLFTEDGTMERSTFLETWKSLPDSNEVSRDFPASVINNVQTTLDRLAASNMFFIAKRKHANQEVLYLSAKSPRGIPFLIELTAVIGTPGVKCAIKTPSPEMAPLFFEAVETLLKS; this comes from the exons ATGAGCGGTCACGATTCGAAGTACTTCTCTACTACGAAGAAGGGAGAAATCCCTGAGCTCAAAGAAGAGCTCAATTCTCAGTACAAG GACAAGAGAAAAGATGCTGTCAAAAAGGTCATTGCTGCTATGACAGTTGGGAAAGATGTTTCTTCACTGTTCACAGATGTTGTTAATTGCATGCAAACAGAGAATTTGGAGTTGAAGAAACTTGTATACTTGTATCTTATCAATTATGCTAAAAGCCAACCTGATCTTGCTATTCTTGCCGTAAATACATTTGTGAAG GATTCGCAAGACCCAAATCCTTTAATTCGTGCTTTGGCTGTACGGACAATGGGATGCATTCGTGTTGACAAGATCACTGAGTATTTATGTGATCCCCTCCAACGTTGCCTTAAG GATGATGATCCTTATGTTCGTAAGACAGCAGCTATCTGTGTTGCTAAGCTCTATGACATAAATGCCGAACTTGTGGAAGATAGGGGCTTTCTGGATGCTCTCAAGGACTTAATATCTGACAATAATCCTATGGTTGTTGCAAATGCTGTTGCGGCTCTTGCAGAAATTCAAGAAAGCAGTAGCAAACCCATCTTTGAGATCACCAGCCATACACTTTCAAAACTTTTAACTGCTCTGAATGAATGCACTGA GTGGGGTCAAGTATTTATACTGGATGCTCTGTCAAAGTACAAAGCAGCTGATGCTCGTGAAGCTGAAAACATAGTGGAGCGAGTCACTCCACGATTACAGCATGCAAATTGCGCTGTTGTTCTTTCAGCTGTAAAG ATGATACTCCAACAGATGGAACTCATCACCAGCACTGATGTAGTTCGGAACCTTTGTAAAAAGATGGCTCCTCCTCTTGTAACGTTGCTTTCAGCAGAGCCTGAAATTCAGTATGTTGCGTTAAGGAACATAAACCTCATTGTACAAAAGCGTCCGACAATTCTTGCACATGAAATCAAG GTATTCTTTTGCAAGTATAATGATCCTATATATGTGAAAATGGAGAAGTTAGAAATCATGATAAAACTTGCTTCAGACAGAAACATAGACCAG GTGCTATTGGAATTCAAAGAATATGCTACTGAAGTAGATGTTGACTTTGTCAGAAAAGCTGTCCGTGCTATTGGCCGCTGTGCCATCAAATTAGAGAGGGCTGCGGAACGCTGTATCAGTGTCCTGCTTGAATTGATTAAGATAAAAGTAAACTATGTTGTTCAAGAAGCTATTATAGTAATCAAGGACATTTTCAGAAGATATCCTAACAC CTATGAGTCCATAATTGCTACTCTTTGCGAGAGTTTGGACACACTAGATGAGCCAGAGGCAAAG GCATCAATGATCTGGATTATCGGTGAGTATGCTGAAAGAATTGATAATGCAGATGAGCTCCTTGAAAGCTTTTTAGAGAGTTTCCCTGAGGAACCTCCCCAAGTGCAATTGCAGTTGCTGACAGCAACAGTCAAACTCTTCCTCAAGAAGCCAACTGAAGGACCACAACAAATGATCCAG GTGGTCTTAAATAATGCCACTGTGGAGACTGACAATCCAGACTTGCGAGATCGTGCATACATTTATTGGCGTCTTCTCTCAACTGATCCCGAG GCAGCTAAAGATGTTGTGCTAGCTGAAAAGCCCGTGATTAGTGATGATTCAAACCaacttgatccttctctcctcGACGAACTTCTTTCCAATATTGCTACTTTATCCTCTGTCTATCATAAGCCTCCAGAAGCATTTGTCACTCGTGTGAAGACCACTCAGAAAACTGAGGAGGAAGAGTATCCTGATGCAGGTGAACAGAGCTATTCCGATTCTCCTGCTCGTGTTGCAGAAAGTGGTGCGTCACCACCAGCTAGTACAGCTAATCCTCAGCATCCTGCAGCAAGGCAACCAGCTGCACCTGCAGCGCTGCCTGATTTACTTGACCTTGGCATGGATAACAGCGGTAGTGCTATTGTGCCAGTTGATCAACCTGCAACCCCAGCCGG CCCTCCATTACCTATCGTATTGCCAGCCTCTAGTGGTCAAGGTTTACAAATCAGTGCCCAACTGATACGGAGAGACGGGCAGGTATTTTACAGCATGATGTTCGAGAACAATTCACAGGTTCCTCTTGATGGCTTCATGATTCAATTTAATAAAAACACATTTGGTCTTGCTGCCGGTGGACAACTGCAA GTTCCTCAATTGCTACCTGGGACATCTGCAAGCACTCTCTTACCAATGGTTTTGTTCCAGAACATTTCCCCTGGCCCCGCAAATACCCTTTTACAGGTTGCGATTAAAAATAATCAACAGCCAGTATGGTATTTCAATGATAAAATCTATTTCCATGTACTTTTCACAGAGGATGGAACGATGGAGCGCTCCACTTTTCTTGAG ACTTGGAAGTCACTACCTGATTCAAATGAGGTATCAAGGGACTTCCCAGCATCTGTTATCAATAACGTTCAAACAACCCTTGATCGTCTAGCTGCATCGAACATGTTCTTTATAGCTAAGCGCAAACATGCTAACCAAGAGGTATTGTATCTTTCTGCCAAGAGCCCCCGAGGAATTCCTTTCTTGATCGAACTTACAGCAGTTATCGGAACCCCTGGTGTCAAATGTGCCATCAAGACTCCAAGCCCTGAAATGGCTCCTCTCTTCTTTGAAGCCGTCGAGACTCTGCTCAAGAGTTGA
- the LOC125842081 gene encoding GPN-loop GTPase QQT2 — MEIDSRVPEEAESSMQVDSKVQEKDDISNSMQNLNIEGSSFTFKKKPIIIIVVGMAGSGKTTFLHRLVCHTMASNLRGYVLNLDPAVLTLPFGANIDIRDTVRYKEVMKQYNLGPNGGILTSLNLFATKFDEVISVIEKRADQLDYVLVDTPGQIEIFTWSASGAIITEAFASTFPTVVTYVVDTPRSESPATFMSNMLYACSILYKTRLPLVLAFNKTDVANHEFALEWMKDFEVFHAALDADNTYTSTLTRSLSLALEEFYKNLRSVGVSAVSGAGMDAFFKAIEASAEEYMETYKADLDKRREEKQLLEEKRRRENMEKLRKDMEKTGGETVVLSTGLKDVKGKNKAMMDDEEEEEEAEEDIKVFSDDEDAIEEDEDEEDAGFPF, encoded by the exons ATGGAGATTGATTCAAGGGTACCAGAGGAGGCTGAGAGTTCGATGCAAGTTGACAGTAAG GTTCAGGAGAAGGATGATATCTCTAACTCGATGCAAAATCTTAATATCGAGGGATCATCCTTCACTTTCAAGAAAAAGCCTATCATTATCATAGTGGTTGGGATGGCTG GTAGTGGAAAAACTACGTTTCTCCATCGACTTGTTTGCCACACAATGGCGTCCAATCTCCGGGGTTATGTTTTGAACCTTGATCCTGCTGTCTTGACCCTTCCATTTGGTGCAAATATCGATATTAGAGACACTGTTCGATACAAGGAAGTCATGAAGCAGTACAATCTTGGGCCAAATGGAGGAATTCTTACTTCACTGAACCTGTTTGCCACAAAATTTGATGAG GTGATATCAGTTATTGAAAAACGAGCTGACCAGTTGGACTATGTTCTCGTGGACACTCCTGGACAGATTGAGATATTCACTTGGTCTGCTTCTGGTGCAATTATCACTGAAGCTTTTGCATCTACTTTTCCCACTGTTGTGACATACGTAGTTGATACACCACGATCTGAAAGTCCAGCTACTTTTATGAGCAATATGCTGTATGCTTGTAGCATCCTCTACAAAACAAGGTTGCCGCTGGTATTGGCTTTCAACAAGACGGATGTGGCTAATCATGAGTTTGCTTTGGAG TGGATGAAAGATTTTGAGGTGTTTCATGCGGCACTAGATGCAGACAACACTTACACATCAACTCTGACTCGGAGCCTCTCTCTTGCACTTGAGGAGTTCTACAAGAATCTCAGATCAGTTGGAGTCTCTGCAGTTTCAGGTGCTGGGATGGATGCCTTTTTCAAGGCAATTGAAGCCAGCGCTGAAGAGTACATGGAAACTTACAA GGCTGACTTGGACAAGAGACGGGAGGAGAAGCAGCTATTAGAGGAAAAACGCAGAAGAGAGAATATGGAAAAGCTGAGGAAAGATATGGAGAAAACCGGAGGTGAAActgtagtattgagcactggtTTGAAGGATGTAAAAGGGAAGAACAAGGCTATGATGGACgatgaggaggaagaagaagaagcagaagagGACATCAAGGTTTTTAGTGACGATGAAGATGCCATAGAAGaggatgaagatgaagaagatgctGGCTTTCCATTCTGA
- the LOC125841321 gene encoding general transcription and DNA repair factor IIH helicase subunit XPB1 encodes MGHHGHGDKSRPSKKIKFASKEEYRASTADDDQYYPEEGGDDFHDGEREGKKMDFTKLELKPDHANRPLWACADGRIFLETFSPLYKQAYDFLIAIAEPVCRPESMHEYNLTPHSLYAAVSVGLETETIIAVLSKLSKTKLPKEMIDFIHASTANYGKVKLVLKKNRYFIESPFPEVLKRLLADDVIGKARISSEGMHGKDGFTISKPVNEIEGGHDELINEVDVAAAAEEKETHSFEIDPAQVENVKQRCLPNALNYPMMEEYDFRNDTVNPDLDMELKPQAQPRPYQEKSLSKMFGNGRARSGIIVLPCGAGKSLVGVSAASRIKKSCLCLATNAVSVDQWAFQFKLWSTIREEQICRFTSDSKERFRGNVGVVVTTYNMVAFGGKRSEESEKIIEEIRNREWGLLLMDEVHVVPAHMFRKVISITKSHCKLGLTATLVREDERITDLNFLIGPKLYEANWLDLVKGGFIANVQCAEVWCPMTKEFFAEYLKKENSKKRQALYVMNPNKFRACEFLIRFHEQQRGDKIIVFADNLFALVEYAMKLRKPMIYGATSHVERTKILEAFKTSKEVNTIFLSKVGDNSIDIPEANVIIQISSHAGSRRQEAQRLGRILRAKGKHQDRMAGGKEEYNAFFYSLVSTDTQEMYYSTKRQQFLIDQGYSFKVITSLPPSDSGSELSYHRLDDQLQLLGKVLSAGDDAVGLEQLDEDADDVALQKARRYVGSMSAMSGAKGMVYMEYNTGKKGLIKNKPKDPTKRHQLFKKRFG; translated from the exons ATGGGTCATCACGGACACG GTGATAAAAGTCGACCCAGCAAGAAGATCAAGTTTGCTTCTAAG GAGGAGTATCGGGCTTCAACTGCTGATGATGATCAGTACTACCCTGAAGAAGGCGGTGATGATTTTCATGATG GTGAGAGGGAAGGGAAGAAGATGGATTTCACTAAACTGGAACTCAAACCCGATCATGCAAATCGTCCATTGTGGGCTTGCGCAGATGGTAGAATTTTCCTTGAGACGTTCTCTCCATTATATAAGCAAGCCTATGATTTTCTCATTGCCATTGCTGAACCTGTTTGCAG gcCGGAGTCGATGCATGAGTACAACTTGACGCCTCATTCGTTGTATGCAGCTGTGTCAGTTGGTCTTGAGACTGAAACTATAATAGCTGTTTTGAGCAAATTGTCAAAGACCAAGCTTCCCAAAGAGATGATTGATTTTATTCATGCTTCTACTGCTAACTACGGAAAAGTGAAGCTTGTACTTAAGAAGAATCGGTATTTTATAGAATCTCCATTTCCAGAG GTTTTGAAAAGATTGCTCGCCGATGATGTCATAGGAAAGGCTAGGATTTCTTCTGAG GGGATGCATGGAAAGGATGGGTTTACTATAAGCAAACCCGTGAATGAAATTGAAGGTGGACATGATGAGTTGATAAATGAAGTAGACGTGGCTGCTGCGgctgaagaaaaagaaactcaTTCATTTGAAATAGACCCTGCTCAG GTTGAAAATGTGAAGCAGCGGTGTCTACCAAATGCTTTGAATTATCCGATGATGGAGGAGTATGACTTCAGGAATGATAca GTTAATCCTGATCTTGATATGGAGTTGAAGCCTCAAGCACAGCCACGGCCTTATCAAGAGAAGAGTCTTAGTAAGATGTTTGGAAATG GAAGAGCAAGATCTGGAATTATTGTGCTACCTTGTGGTGCTGGGAAGTCTTTAGTAGGTGTTTCTGCAGCAAGCAGAATAAAAAAGAGTTGCCTTTGTTTAGCAACAAATGCTGTGTCTGTGGATCAATGGGCTTTCCAGTTTAAGTTGTGGTCTACTATCCGAGAAGAGCAGATATGTCGTTTCACATCTGACAGCAAAGAAAGATTCCGTGGAAATGTTGGTGTGGTGGTGACAACATATAACATGGTTGCTTTTGGTGGCAAACGTTCTGAAGAATCTGAGAAGATCATTGAAGAAATAAGAAATAGAGAATGGGGTTTGCTCCTCATGGATGAG GTGCACGTGGTTCCTGCACATATGTTTCGAAAGGTCATTAGTATCACGAAATCACACTGCAAACTTGGGCTTACTG CTACACTTGTCAGAGAAGACGAGAGGATCACAGATTTGAACTTTCTTATTGGTCCCAAGTTGTATGAAGCAAATTGGTTGGATTTAGTGAAAGGGGGGTTTATTGCAAATGTACAATGTGCTGAGGTGTGGTGTCCTATGACGAAGGAATTCTTTGCtgaatatttgaaaaaagaGAATTCAAAGAAGCGACAA GCACTTTATGTGATGAACCCAAACAAGTTCAGGGCTTGTGAGTTTCTTATCCGCTTTCATGAACAGCAGCGTGGGGACAAGATCATTGTCTTCGCCGACAATCTTTTTGCACTTGTCGAGTATGCAATGAAGCTTCGGAAACCTATGATCTATGGTGCTACCAG CCATGttgaaagaacaaaaattctagaGGCATTTAAAACTAGCAAGGAAGTTAACACCATATTTCTTTCCAAG GTGGGTGATAACTCCATTGATATTCCTGAGGCGAATGTTATAATACAAATTTCGTCACATGCTGGTTCAAGACGACAAGAAGCTCAACGTCTAGGGCGTATTCTCAGGGCCAAG GGGAAGCATCAAGATAGGATGGCAGGAGGTAAAGAGGAGTATAATGCATTCTTTTACTCGCTCGTGTCAACAGATACCCAG GAAATGTATTACTCAACCAAAAGACAGCAGTTCTTGATCGATCAAGGTTATAGCTTTAAG GTGATTACAAGTTTGCCGCCTTCTGATTCTGGGTCTGAGTTATCTTACCATCGTCTTGATGACCAGCTGCAACTTCTTGGAAAG GTACTGAGTGCTGGCGATGATGCAGTCGGTTTGGAGCAACTAGATGAAGATGCAGATGACGTAGCTCTTCAAAAAGCCCGTCGCTATGTGGGTTCTATGAGTGCCATGTCAGGAGCTAAAGGGATGGTTTATATGGAGTACAA